A window from Neobacillus sp. PS3-40 encodes these proteins:
- a CDS encoding 6-phospho-beta-glucosidase, with protein MKKYQFPEGFLWGGATAANQIEGGFNEGNKGLNIADVLPGGKERLNILMNPGFDFEIHQDQYHYPNHEAINFYHQYKEDIALFAEMGFKAFRMSIAWTRIFPNGNELGANEEGLAFYDRVFDELHKHGIEPVVTISHYEMPLNLVKEYGGWRSRQVVTFFERYVKAIFNRYKNKVKFWMTFNEINSSLVMPIQGLGFSIQKEEDKYQPTFQAYHHQFIASAIAVKACHEIIPDSKIGCMILFAPVYPFDCNPENVLYALQEEQLFNYYCADVQVRGEYPAFIKRYFKEHHIELEIQDGDLELIKDGTVDYIGFSYYMSRTEKKMMTDAEAALGNIIGGIRNPFLKASDWGWEIDPVGLHISLNKLYDRYQKPLFVVENGLGAYDKIEEDGTINDDYRIDYLREHIKAMGEAIEDGVKLIGYTSWGCIDTVSMSTGEFSKRYGFIYVDKHDDGSGTLERKKKKSFFWYKDVIATNGEKL; from the coding sequence ATGAAAAAATATCAATTCCCTGAAGGTTTTTTATGGGGAGGAGCTACTGCAGCCAATCAAATTGAAGGCGGATTTAATGAAGGGAATAAAGGACTAAATATTGCCGATGTTCTTCCAGGTGGAAAAGAGCGGTTAAACATATTAATGAATCCAGGTTTTGATTTTGAAATCCATCAAGATCAATACCACTATCCAAATCATGAAGCAATTAACTTCTATCATCAGTACAAAGAAGATATTGCATTGTTTGCAGAAATGGGGTTCAAGGCATTCCGTATGTCGATTGCCTGGACACGAATTTTTCCAAACGGTAATGAATTAGGGGCAAATGAAGAAGGGTTAGCTTTTTACGATCGTGTTTTTGATGAATTACATAAACATGGCATTGAACCAGTCGTAACTATTTCCCACTATGAAATGCCACTAAATTTAGTAAAAGAATATGGTGGTTGGAGAAGCCGTCAAGTGGTAACATTCTTCGAAAGATATGTTAAGGCTATTTTCAATCGTTATAAAAATAAAGTAAAGTTCTGGATGACTTTTAATGAAATCAATAGCAGCTTGGTGATGCCGATTCAAGGCCTTGGTTTTTCCATACAAAAAGAAGAGGATAAATACCAACCAACCTTCCAGGCGTATCATCATCAATTTATTGCCAGTGCCATCGCGGTTAAAGCATGCCATGAGATCATTCCTGACTCCAAAATTGGCTGTATGATTCTCTTTGCACCTGTATATCCCTTTGATTGTAATCCAGAAAATGTTCTGTATGCCCTTCAGGAAGAACAGCTATTCAATTATTATTGTGCTGATGTGCAAGTTCGGGGTGAGTATCCAGCCTTCATTAAGAGATACTTTAAAGAACATCATATCGAATTGGAAATTCAAGATGGTGACCTAGAATTAATAAAAGATGGCACTGTTGATTATATTGGCTTTAGTTATTACATGTCCCGCACTGAGAAGAAAATGATGACAGATGCGGAAGCAGCACTGGGAAATATTATTGGCGGTATTAGAAATCCGTTCTTAAAAGCAAGCGACTGGGGGTGGGAAATCGACCCAGTAGGATTACACATCAGCTTAAACAAATTATATGATCGCTACCAGAAACCACTATTTGTTGTAGAGAATGGGTTAGGAGCTTATGACAAAATAGAAGAAGACGGCACGATCAATGATGACTATCGAATTGACTATCTTCGTGAACACATTAAAGCAATGGGGGAAGCCATTGAAGATGGTGTTAAATTAATAGGCTATACAAGCTGGGGTTGTATTGATACGGTAAGTATGTCGACAGGCGAGTTCTCCAAACGTTATGGCTTCATTTATGTGGATAAACATGATGATGGCAGTGGAACATTAGAACGGAAGAAAAAGAAATCCTTTTTCTGGTATAAAGACGTAATTGCAACAAATGGGGAAAAACTATAA
- the nadA gene encoding quinolinate synthase NadA, which yields MTVTEMHSRLVEEIQEWKKKRNAILLAHNYQLPEIQDIADVLGDSLSLARATVDTTKDVIVFCGVHFMAETAAILNPEKTVLLPDLEAGCSLADSITADQLRAWKAEHPGAVVVSYVNTTAEVKAESDYCCTSSNAVEIVRSIPEDTEILFLPDMFLGSFVKNETGRENIHIWMGECHVHAGIAPHQVEGVLTQHPEAELLVHPECGCSTSSMYLMSEGMLPKSKTHILSTGNMLKHSKNSDADEFIVATEVGIIHQLQKQNPKKRFVPANPDAVCPFMKMITLEKVLDALKENKHVITVPTEIAERAKLAIERMVSIG from the coding sequence ATGACAGTTACTGAAATGCATAGCCGCTTAGTTGAGGAAATTCAAGAATGGAAGAAAAAGCGCAATGCCATTCTGCTCGCTCATAACTATCAACTTCCAGAAATTCAGGATATTGCAGACGTGTTGGGTGATTCCCTAAGTCTTGCACGCGCTACAGTGGACACCACTAAAGACGTAATCGTGTTCTGTGGTGTTCACTTTATGGCAGAAACGGCTGCCATATTGAATCCAGAGAAAACTGTGCTTCTTCCAGACCTAGAAGCTGGTTGCTCTTTAGCTGATTCAATTACAGCTGACCAACTGCGTGCATGGAAAGCAGAACATCCAGGAGCAGTTGTGGTTTCTTATGTCAATACAACTGCTGAAGTTAAGGCAGAAAGCGATTATTGTTGTACCTCTTCCAATGCAGTAGAAATCGTGCGATCCATTCCTGAAGATACAGAGATCCTTTTCTTGCCAGATATGTTCCTTGGATCTTTCGTGAAGAATGAAACAGGTCGTGAAAATATCCATATTTGGATGGGAGAATGTCACGTACACGCGGGGATTGCTCCACATCAGGTAGAAGGTGTTCTCACACAGCATCCAGAAGCAGAACTGCTTGTGCATCCGGAATGTGGATGCTCTACTTCTAGCATGTATTTAATGTCTGAAGGAATGCTACCAAAGAGTAAAACTCATATTCTATCAACGGGTAACATGCTAAAACACTCTAAAAATTCTGATGCAGATGAATTCATCGTTGCAACAGAAGTAGGGATTATTCACCAGCTGCAAAAACAAAACCCTAAAAAACGGTTTGTCCCTGCCAATCCAGACGCCGTTTGTCCTTTTATGAAAATGATCACACTTGAAAAAGTTTTAGATGCTTTAAAAGAAAATAAACATGTGATTACGGTTCCTACCGAAATAGCTGAGCGAGCAAAGCTTGCCATTGAGCGTATGGTATCCATAGGTTAA
- a CDS encoding MarR family transcriptional regulator, with product MNEEEQVLMHCLYFTANRFSRNMTKLAEKTFDFGDLAPSYLYLIMIVKFHPEITQKELCHKLSIAPSTSTRFIDKLEKQKLVIRKVNGKQTYISLTEEGEKVYKQFRNSLKELFTGYSQILGREFSMDLSKMLHEASNKLEKET from the coding sequence ATGAATGAAGAAGAACAGGTATTAATGCATTGTTTATATTTTACGGCCAACCGTTTTTCACGCAACATGACAAAATTGGCTGAGAAAACATTTGATTTTGGTGACCTTGCTCCTTCGTATTTATACTTGATCATGATTGTTAAATTCCACCCAGAAATCACTCAAAAAGAGTTATGCCACAAGTTGTCCATTGCTCCTTCGACAAGTACGAGGTTTATCGATAAACTCGAGAAACAAAAGCTGGTGATAAGAAAAGTGAATGGCAAACAAACGTATATCTCTCTAACTGAAGAAGGAGAAAAAGTATACAAACAGTTTCGAAATTCTTTAAAGGAATTGTTTACAGGCTATTCTCAAATTTTAGGACGCGAATTTAGCATGGATTTAAGCAAAATGCTTCACGAAGCAAGCAATAAGTTAGAAAAAGAAACTTAA
- a CDS encoding IS110 family transposase — translation MNPVVGLDVSKGESQVQAFLDKSQPFRKSFSVKHTVEGFENLLGFLKEIERVADGKQPSVILESTGHYHSPIIQFLEEQQYVYIIVNPLISHRARSASLRKVKTDAVDAYLLCELFYKEEVEPYKKRGIQLLNLRNLTRQQEIITGISTQTKVQLLTVLDQVFPEYRGVFGDLYSKVSLQTLSIFPTSEHVLNTTESVLTDKIVSLCTRRSEKWAKEKAQKLIEAALRNPFQNNLYESHIFNLKMLITIVLQYQEHLSLLEAKIDALAKEIEEYKILQSIPGIGEKIAATIISEIGEIDRFNHPKKLVAFAGIDPSVYSSGRFTATKNRITKRGSRRLRQALYMAVYCGIRDARKQKTSDTVIPRNKKLREFYDKKRDEGKPYRVAIIACVNKLLHLIYALLKNKTTFQELA, via the coding sequence ATGAATCCAGTAGTTGGTCTGGATGTTTCTAAAGGGGAAAGTCAGGTACAAGCATTCTTGGATAAGAGTCAACCTTTTCGTAAAAGTTTTAGTGTAAAGCATACTGTTGAGGGCTTTGAGAATTTATTAGGATTCTTAAAAGAGATTGAAAGAGTAGCTGATGGTAAGCAACCTTCAGTTATCTTAGAATCAACAGGACATTACCACTCTCCTATTATTCAATTTTTGGAGGAACAGCAATATGTTTATATTATTGTGAACCCCCTTATCTCTCATCGAGCAAGGAGTGCCAGTTTAAGAAAGGTAAAAACAGACGCTGTCGATGCCTATCTTCTTTGCGAACTATTCTATAAAGAAGAAGTTGAGCCGTATAAGAAAAGAGGTATTCAACTCTTAAACCTTCGTAATCTTACAAGACAACAAGAGATCATTACAGGTATCTCTACACAAACCAAGGTACAGCTTCTAACAGTGCTAGATCAGGTATTCCCTGAATATAGAGGTGTCTTTGGTGATTTATATTCAAAAGTATCTTTACAGACTCTTTCCATATTTCCTACTTCTGAACATGTACTAAATACTACCGAATCTGTATTAACCGACAAGATTGTATCGTTATGTACTAGACGTTCTGAAAAGTGGGCAAAAGAAAAAGCACAAAAGCTTATTGAAGCAGCATTACGAAATCCATTTCAAAATAACTTATATGAAAGTCATATTTTTAACCTAAAGATGTTAATTACCATCGTTCTTCAATATCAAGAGCATTTATCACTACTAGAAGCAAAAATAGATGCCCTCGCTAAAGAAATTGAAGAATATAAGATTCTCCAGTCTATTCCTGGTATCGGAGAAAAGATTGCGGCAACAATCATTTCCGAAATAGGAGAAATAGATCGGTTTAATCACCCTAAAAAGTTGGTTGCCTTTGCGGGAATAGATCCTAGTGTTTACTCTTCTGGAAGATTTACAGCAACCAAAAATCGTATAACAAAGAGAGGATCTAGAAGGTTACGGCAAGCATTATATATGGCTGTATACTGTGGAATTCGAGATGCCCGAAAGCAAAAGACGAGTGATACCGTTATTCCTCGAAATAAAAAATTAAGAGAGTTTTACGATAAAAAACGCGACGAGGGTAAACCCTATAGAGTAGCAATTATCGCTTGTGTTAATAAGCTTTTACACTTGATTTATGCGCTTTTAAAGAACAAAACCACTTTCCAAGAATTAGCTTAA
- the add gene encoding adenosine deaminase, which translates to MNFSALPKIELHCHLDGSLRPETIIDIARREGISIPSFEMKEIQKELIAPLECESLNEYLKRFAIPNLVMQSKENLRRITFELFADAAEENVKYMEVRFAPLLHMAKGLDVEDIIQSVLDGMKDAKNQYDIKGNLILSCMRTMSLASAFEVVEKGKSFLGKGVVAIDLCSSEEEGFCGKFVEPIALARKYGYRVTIHAGETGIGKNVLEAVELLGAERIGHGIFIKDCIEAYNIVKEKRVVLEMCPTSNVQTKAVNHFSEHPIYQFHKDGIKVTINTDNRTVSNTTMANECKIVFNEFNISHENYKQIYLTSIEACFADSETKEKLKKYM; encoded by the coding sequence ATGAATTTTTCGGCGTTACCAAAAATTGAACTTCACTGCCATTTAGATGGAAGCCTTAGACCTGAAACAATCATTGATATAGCAAGGAGAGAGGGTATTAGTATCCCTTCTTTTGAAATGAAAGAAATTCAAAAAGAGCTTATTGCTCCATTAGAATGTGAATCCCTTAATGAATATTTGAAAAGATTTGCAATCCCCAATTTAGTCATGCAGTCGAAGGAAAACTTAAGAAGAATTACCTTTGAGCTTTTTGCAGATGCGGCAGAGGAAAATGTGAAATATATGGAGGTTAGATTTGCTCCTTTACTTCACATGGCAAAGGGGTTAGATGTGGAAGATATCATACAAAGCGTTTTAGATGGAATGAAGGATGCCAAAAATCAATATGATATAAAAGGAAACTTAATCCTGTCTTGTATGAGAACGATGTCTTTAGCTAGTGCTTTTGAAGTCGTAGAAAAAGGTAAGTCCTTTTTAGGAAAAGGGGTCGTTGCAATCGACCTATGCTCCTCTGAAGAGGAAGGCTTTTGTGGAAAATTTGTGGAACCTATCGCATTAGCTAGAAAATATGGATACAGAGTAACGATACATGCTGGTGAAACAGGAATAGGTAAAAATGTATTAGAAGCAGTGGAACTTTTAGGCGCTGAAAGAATTGGGCATGGAATATTTATTAAGGACTGTATTGAGGCATATAACATAGTGAAGGAAAAACGAGTGGTGCTTGAAATGTGCCCTACAAGTAACGTTCAAACAAAAGCAGTGAATCATTTTAGTGAACATCCAATCTATCAATTTCATAAGGATGGAATAAAAGTAACAATTAATACGGATAACAGAACGGTATCAAATACAACTATGGCAAATGAATGTAAGATCGTATTTAATGAATTCAATATAAGCCATGAGAATTATAAGCAAATTTATCTTACTAGTATTGAGGCATGCTTTGCAGATTCAGAGACAAAGGAAAAGCTGAAGAAATATATGTAA
- a CDS encoding VOC family protein gives MAKNKLLRMDNVGIVVESLDDAISFFEEIGLNLEGRATVEGEWSGRVTGLGSQCVEIAMMVTPDGHSRLELSRFLTPPTISDHRTAPVNALGYLRVMFTVEDIDEMVSRLTKYGAQLVGEVVQYEDSYRLCYIRGIEGLLIGLAEQLGNK, from the coding sequence ATGGCAAAAAACAAATTACTAAGAATGGACAATGTCGGCATCGTTGTAGAATCCCTTGATGACGCAATTTCTTTCTTCGAGGAGATTGGCTTGAACCTCGAAGGGCGAGCCACTGTCGAAGGTGAATGGTCTGGTCGCGTAACCGGACTGGGTTCTCAGTGCGTAGAGATTGCTATGATGGTTACCCCAGATGGCCACAGCCGACTTGAACTTTCGCGATTTCTCACCCCACCTACTATATCAGATCACCGGACTGCTCCTGTAAACGCCCTCGGGTATCTACGCGTCATGTTCACCGTTGAAGACATTGACGAAATGGTATCCAGACTCACTAAGTATGGTGCTCAGCTCGTTGGCGAAGTGGTTCAGTACGAGGACTCGTATCGGCTCTGCTACATTCGTGGAATCGAAGGACTTCTAATTGGTTTGGCGGAACAACTCGGTAACAAATAA
- a CDS encoding VOC family protein, translating into MSISLNPYLIFEGNSREAVHFYEKALGGKVMGIMTFGDMPADPNYPLTDDMKNRVMHAHLKVGEADLMFSDMYEGMPYQPGNTIQLAIHPKEEARAREIFAALEEGGQVIMPLQKTDWSPLYGQVKDKFGVTFQVNVPAEQPQY; encoded by the coding sequence ATGTCAATTAGTTTGAACCCGTATTTGATTTTTGAAGGTAATTCGAGAGAAGCGGTCCATTTTTACGAGAAAGCTCTTGGCGGGAAAGTGATGGGTATCATGACGTTCGGAGATATGCCGGCGGACCCGAATTATCCATTGACGGATGACATGAAGAATCGCGTTATGCATGCACACTTGAAAGTCGGAGAAGCAGATCTCATGTTCAGCGATATGTACGAAGGCATGCCTTATCAGCCAGGCAATACGATTCAGTTGGCCATCCATCCTAAAGAAGAGGCTAGAGCTAGAGAAATCTTTGCCGCTTTGGAAGAGGGCGGACAAGTCATTATGCCCCTTCAGAAGACGGATTGGAGCCCCTTGTATGGGCAAGTAAAGGACAAGTTCGGCGTTACTTTCCAAGTGAACGTCCCAGCAGAGCAACCGCAGTATTAG
- a CDS encoding MurR/RpiR family transcriptional regulator, whose protein sequence is MFSNDIIASFNELETSLYNYICQNSDKVAYMRIRELADETHVSTATILRFCRKLHCEGFTEFKVKLKMQAIENKKTIIKSSQHSVVEFFERTSNSDLGEKIREAASLVTKEDNVIFIGIGSSGILAEYGARYFSSIGKFSLYIKDPHFPIHSKLRHNSVTIALSVSGENNFTITHLNQLKQEGSKIISITNNKLSTIAKISDINIPYYVTEEFFEESNITTQVPVVYILEAMAREIHKLNQ, encoded by the coding sequence ATGTTTTCAAACGACATAATTGCTTCTTTTAATGAATTAGAAACATCTTTATACAACTATATTTGTCAAAATAGTGATAAAGTGGCTTATATGCGAATTCGTGAATTAGCAGATGAAACCCATGTATCAACAGCGACAATTTTACGTTTTTGCAGGAAGCTTCATTGTGAAGGTTTTACTGAATTTAAAGTAAAGCTTAAAATGCAGGCAATTGAGAATAAAAAAACGATAATAAAAAGCTCCCAACATTCAGTAGTGGAATTTTTTGAGCGAACGTCAAATAGTGATTTAGGAGAAAAAATTAGGGAGGCGGCAAGTCTCGTTACCAAAGAAGATAACGTTATTTTTATTGGAATCGGGAGCTCTGGTATTCTTGCTGAATATGGAGCAAGATATTTCTCAAGCATTGGTAAATTTTCTTTATATATTAAAGATCCTCACTTTCCGATTCACTCCAAACTTCGTCATAATAGTGTAACCATTGCTTTATCCGTCTCAGGAGAAAATAATTTCACCATTACTCATCTTAACCAACTTAAACAAGAAGGAAGTAAAATCATTAGTATTACAAACAATAAACTCTCAACCATTGCAAAAATATCTGATATAAACATTCCCTATTATGTAACAGAGGAATTTTTTGAAGAATCTAATATTACTACACAAGTACCTGTTGTTTATATTTTAGAAGCTATGGCTCGGGAAATACATAAACTTAATCAATAG
- a CDS encoding DUF523 domain-containing protein: protein MILVSSCLAGNPVRYNGTACLDYTIQKLIAEKKAIAVCPELLGGFNTPREPAEILGGDGYDVLNGKAKVIERSGNDVTESYINGAIKTLEIAQEMKVTHVVLKEYSPSCGSKEIYNGEFVGEKVAGVGVTTALLKKNGIQVISECELENLKDEI from the coding sequence ATGATTTTAGTCAGTTCTTGTTTAGCTGGAAATCCAGTAAGATATAATGGTACAGCTTGTTTAGATTATACAATTCAAAAATTAATTGCTGAAAAGAAAGCAATAGCTGTTTGTCCTGAACTATTAGGTGGTTTTAACACACCAAGAGAGCCTGCTGAAATCTTAGGTGGGGATGGTTATGATGTCTTAAATGGAAAAGCTAAAGTTATAGAACGTTCAGGGAATGATGTGACGGAATCGTATATAAACGGTGCTATAAAGACATTAGAGATAGCACAAGAAATGAAAGTCACTCATGTGGTCTTAAAAGAATATAGCCCCTCTTGTGGAAGTAAAGAAATTTATAATGGAGAATTTGTTGGTGAAAAAGTAGCTGGAGTTGGAGTAACGACAGCTTTATTGAAAAAGAATGGAATTCAAGTGATTTCTGAATGTGAGTTAGAGAATTTAAAGGATGAAATTTAA
- a CDS encoding DUF4405 domain-containing protein, with product MKKNYTKIVLDLMMAITFVLLMNPRVLNGLPFHEIAGLVIGVAILTHIGLNYRWVINTTKKILDPKLPKKTRFNFSLNLLLLVSMATVIISGILISRVVLPSLAIQGDHSIRGIHSFSSDVTLAIIGLHVGVHWQWIMSICKKAFKTKEGKFRKGVIASVTLSLAILTGGIQWFSSSATSNISDFNPKQMQQSGEPFNHGNPGNAGDTTITHQGPPNGDFREGKFHGKEGHGGNSTPFLVVLNYFAIWAAIIIPTYYLEKRILRKKRKSKNVQPKVTE from the coding sequence ATGAAAAAAAATTATACAAAAATTGTACTGGATTTGATGATGGCAATCACATTTGTTTTGCTAATGAATCCAAGAGTATTAAACGGTCTCCCATTTCATGAAATTGCAGGTTTGGTAATAGGAGTAGCTATTCTTACACACATCGGATTAAACTATCGCTGGGTAATAAATACAACCAAAAAGATCTTAGATCCTAAACTACCCAAAAAAACACGATTTAATTTTTCGTTAAATTTACTTCTATTAGTTTCGATGGCTACCGTAATTATATCTGGTATATTAATTTCAAGGGTCGTTTTGCCAAGTCTTGCAATTCAAGGAGATCACTCGATTCGTGGTATCCACAGTTTCTCTTCTGATGTAACACTTGCTATTATTGGTCTACATGTTGGGGTGCATTGGCAATGGATTATGAGTATTTGCAAAAAAGCATTTAAAACGAAGGAAGGAAAATTTAGAAAGGGTGTTATTGCATCAGTTACCCTATCACTTGCTATTTTAACAGGCGGAATTCAATGGTTTTCCTCATCAGCAACTTCTAACATTAGTGATTTCAATCCGAAGCAAATGCAACAAAGTGGGGAACCTTTTAATCATGGGAACCCTGGTAATGCAGGGGATACAACAATTACACATCAAGGTCCACCAAACGGTGACTTTCGTGAAGGGAAATTCCATGGAAAAGAAGGACATGGTGGTAATAGCACCCCATTTCTTGTTGTTCTTAACTATTTTGCAATTTGGGCAGCAATCATAATACCTACTTACTATCTGGAAAAGCGAATCTTAAGGAAAAAACGAAAATCAAAAAATGTTCAACCTAAAGTAACAGAATAA
- a CDS encoding CBO0543 family protein: protein MKLELVILIISILIATTLLLVFIPKNKILDAHISFLFMQALTWIFGTVVVENRLIEYPVRFIHYAYRVSLVFEYFIFPAISALFNVNFPVGKSLKHKIIYTFTYPTVITVIEVLLERNTQVIKYINWSWYWSWISLLLTLILSFWYYLWFTKKIKGLPPK from the coding sequence GTGAAATTAGAACTAGTGATTTTAATTATTTCAATATTAATAGCAACAACATTGCTGTTGGTGTTTATCCCAAAGAATAAAATACTTGATGCCCATATTAGTTTTTTATTTATGCAGGCTCTTACATGGATATTTGGTACAGTAGTTGTAGAAAATCGTTTAATTGAATACCCAGTTCGTTTTATACATTACGCCTATCGTGTTAGTTTAGTATTTGAATACTTTATCTTTCCAGCAATTAGTGCCTTATTTAATGTGAATTTTCCAGTTGGGAAAAGCTTAAAGCATAAGATTATTTATACCTTTACCTATCCTACAGTAATCACTGTTATTGAAGTTTTATTAGAAAGAAACACCCAGGTCATTAAGTATATAAATTGGTCATGGTACTGGTCATGGATTTCTCTTTTACTAACGTTGATTTTATCATTTTGGTATTATCTCTGGTTTACAAAAAAAATTAAGGGACTACCACCAAAATAA
- a CDS encoding SDR family NAD(P)-dependent oxidoreductase — MSEKLMLIVGAGPGISLSTARKFGREGFKVALIARRLEALQQYEKELQSSGIEAKGFPGDASSEESLKSAIESVIKTDGKIDVLLYNAASGKPGKPTELNVNDLVYDFKISVAGALTSVKEVVPHMENGTILLTGGGLALYPYAELASLSIGKAGIRNLANTLHQELSPKGIYVGTLIIKGFVQEGTYFSAENIANTFFSMYEKQTDPEIMFEEK, encoded by the coding sequence ATGTCTGAAAAGTTAATGCTTATAGTCGGTGCAGGGCCAGGAATCAGCTTGAGCACTGCCAGAAAATTTGGTAGAGAAGGTTTTAAAGTAGCACTGATTGCCCGCCGTTTAGAGGCACTACAACAATATGAAAAAGAACTGCAGAGTTCTGGAATTGAGGCAAAAGGATTTCCTGGAGATGCATCCTCAGAAGAATCCCTAAAATCAGCCATTGAATCCGTTATTAAAACGGATGGAAAAATTGATGTCCTCTTATACAATGCGGCTTCAGGAAAGCCAGGCAAACCAACAGAATTAAACGTGAATGACTTAGTTTATGATTTTAAAATTAGCGTGGCCGGTGCACTTACTAGTGTAAAAGAAGTCGTTCCTCATATGGAAAATGGAACAATCCTTTTGACAGGCGGAGGGCTAGCGCTTTATCCATACGCTGAACTTGCTTCATTATCGATTGGAAAAGCAGGTATCCGCAATCTAGCAAACACTCTGCATCAAGAATTGAGTCCGAAGGGTATTTATGTTGGCACATTAATTATTAAAGGGTTTGTTCAAGAAGGAACCTATTTTTCAGCTGAAAATATTGCTAACACCTTTTTTAGTATGTATGAAAAGCAAACTGATCCAGAAATTATGTTTGAAGAAAAATAA
- a CDS encoding NAD(P)H-dependent oxidoreductase — MKTLVIITHPTLEQSRINHAWMEELKMHEEITLHTLYQAYPDGKINVEHEQALLESHDRIILQFPFYWYSTPPLLKQWQDEVLSYGWAYGEGGDKLHGKELGLAISTFGPEDSYQPTGFNHFTMETLTTPLQQTSNLIGTRFMPLFVLNGVMHVSDEELAESAKAYVNHVLQPLKMEA, encoded by the coding sequence ATGAAAACACTCGTAATTATCACTCATCCTACTCTTGAACAATCCCGAATTAATCATGCTTGGATGGAAGAATTGAAAATGCACGAAGAAATTACGCTTCATACTCTCTATCAAGCATATCCGGATGGGAAAATAAACGTAGAACATGAACAAGCCCTGTTAGAATCACATGACCGCATTATTCTTCAATTTCCATTCTACTGGTACAGTACGCCACCTTTGTTAAAACAATGGCAAGATGAAGTACTTTCTTACGGTTGGGCATACGGAGAAGGCGGAGACAAGCTTCACGGCAAAGAGCTAGGCCTTGCGATTTCAACCTTTGGGCCAGAAGATTCTTACCAGCCGACTGGCTTCAATCATTTTACCATGGAGACCTTAACAACTCCTTTACAGCAAACAAGCAATCTCATTGGCACAAGGTTTATGCCATTATTTGTATTGAATGGTGTTATGCATGTCTCAGATGAAGAACTTGCAGAAAGTGCAAAAGCATATGTAAATCACGTTCTTCAACCATTAAAGATGGAAGCATAA